Part of the Gemmobacter sp. 24YEA27 genome, TAGCGGAAGATCACATGGTTCAGTGGATAGGCCGCCGCGAAATCACCAAGGATATTCTCGATGGCCTTTTTCGAGCCGCCATAGGCATTGATCGGGTATTGCGGCGTGGTCTCGGTCAACACCACCCCATCCTGATCGCCATAAGTGGCGCAGGTCGAGGAGAAGACGAAATTACCGATCCCGGCCGCCACCGTTGCCTCGATCAGGTTCAGCGCGCCCTCAACATTCACCCGCCAGTATTTGCCGGGATCCTTCATCGACTCGCCCACCAGTGACAGCGCCGCGAAATGCATCACCGCAATGGGCCGGTGTTCGGCCAGCGCTGCATCGATCGAGGCGCGGTCCAGGAGATCTCCCCTGGCCAGCGGCCCGTATTTTACCGCCTCGGCCCAGCCGGTCGAGAGATTGTCGAAAGCCACCGGCAAAAACCCGGCCCGTGCCAGCGCCTTACAGGCATGCGACCCGATATACCCGGCACCACCCGTCACAAGAACGCGGTCCATCAGATGTCCTTTGCGAATCTCATCCGCCCGATGCCTAGCGCGCAGAGAACGCAAAAGCCAGAAAGTCCGGACCGGAAGCGGAGCAGATATGCGAGGCTGGTCAATTCAGATCCAGACTGCCTGTAGCGTGTACGCGGCAAGGGGCGGCCCGGTATTGCCGGGCCAGCGCTTCGGGCGAAATCAGACCGATATCAGCCCTTCGCGCCCTGGCCGACATCATAGACTTCTCCGTAGCGGATGAGGTCATCCTCGCCCCCTTGCCGGGGTTCTCGATCCTGTGGGCGGCGCCCAGGGGGATATAGGCCGGCTGGTTCTCGCGGATCAGTTTCACCTGATCATCAGTGGTCACATTTGCCGTTCCCTCGACCACGACGCAATGCACGGCGCGATGTTCAGGCGATTGATGTGACAGGACAGCGCCCGATCTCACGACGATGCGCCTGACCTGAAGACACTCGCCGATGACCAGGCTTTGCAACATGCCCCGGGGGCGGTGCCCGGTCCCCTGGTCGGATTTCGAGAGCAGGAGGGGCCGCCGCCAGTTCGGCAGCGCCGTATTTCAACGTTCCAGCTCTGTCAGACCCTGTTGGGGCGCGATCTCGATCCCGGCCAGCTGTTCAGCCTTCCTCTCCAGGGAGCGCCCCCCATCGAGCCTTGAGTTCAGACACCTGAGGAACTCTGTTCAGCCACACTATAAAAGCGTGCGCCCTGTGCGCCGTAAGCACAGATGTCCGGGTCTAAGTCAGCCAGCAGATCCAAGGATCAGATCGGCGGCTTTTTCCGCGATCATGAAAACGGCCGCCTGGGTGTTTCCGGCAACCACTGTCGGCATCACGGATGCGTCGGTAATGCGCAACCCTGCCAACCCGTGCAGCTTCAGGGACGGGTCAACAACAGCCATCGGGTCGGTGCCCATCTTTGCCGTTCCGGCATTGTGATAGATGGTCTGGCCATTGCGGCGGGTGAACTCGTCCCAATCGGCCTCGCTTGCGCAATCCGGGCCAGGGCTCATTTCATGCGCGACATAGGGCGCAAGCGCCTTTTGCCCCACAATGTCACGCGCGATCTGCATCCCGCGGCGCATGACGATCAGATCCGCTGGTGACGAGAGGAAGTTCGGAGCGATTGCCGGCTGCGCATATGGATCGGCGGTACGGATATGAATGGAACCAACGCTTTCCGGGCGCAGCTGGGTGACGCCGATCGTCATACCGGGCTGATGATCCAGGATCCGCTTTGCCGCATCGGCGTAGCTTGCATGCATGAAGAAGTACTGAATGTCGGCATCTTCCAGATCGGGGCGGGTTTTGACGAAGCCCGCCGCCATCCCGGTGCCCAGTGTGAGGATCCCTTTGCGGGTGCTGAAATATTGCAGCACAGCACGCGGCAGAGACAGGCCACGGGTCTGTTCGTTCAGCGTGACCGGCTTTGTCACGCGCCAGTTCATCCGGGTGCAGTAATGGTCCTGATAATTCTCGCCAACGCCGCGCAGCGCATGGCGCGTTTCGATCCCGCATCGCGCCAGCAGATCCGGATTGCCGATGCCCGAGAGTTCCAGGATCTGTGGGGTCTGCACAGCGCCGGCGCAGAGAACAACCTCGCGACCTGCGGACATGGTGATGTCACGACCGTTCTTGCGCCAGGTCGCGCCGGTAACCCTGCGGCCCTCGATTTCCAGCCGCAGGATATGGGCATTGGTTTCAACCCGCAGATTGGGCCGCTTGCGGGCCGGGGCCAGATAGGCCTTTTCGGCAGAGATCCGGCGGCCCTTCTTCTGGTTTACCTGATAATAGCCGAAGCCTTCCTGGCTGCCGTCATTGTAATCCGGGTTGCGCGGATAACCGGCCTCCTGGGCCGCGTGGATGAAGGCCTCGGCTAGTTCCGGTCGCAATCCGACCTCTGTCACCGGAACTGGACCGCCCTTGTGACGCGTTTCGCCCTCCTCTCCGGCGAAATCCTCGATCTTGCGAAACCAGGGCAGCACATCGGCGAAACTCCAGCCCGTTGCCCCCTTCTGCGCCCATTGGTCGAAGTCACGCGCCTGGCCCCTGACCCAGATCATCCCGTTGATCAGGGTCGACCCACCAAGGCCCTTGCCGCGCGGAATCGATATCTGGCGGTCATAGGTCGCCGGCTCTGGCTCCGAGGTGAAACGCCAGTTGTAAACCGGATCGACAAGCAATTTGGAAAAGCCCGCCGGGATATCGATCCACATGCTTTTTGGCTCGCCGCCACCTTCGACCAGCAGCACCCGGTGGCGGCCATTCTCTGACAGCCGGTTCGCCAGCACGCAGCCCGCCGTGCCGCCACCCAGAATGATATAGTCGAATTGCTCTGTCATGGATCAGGCTCCGGGAATGAGTTTGCCGGGATTGAGGAGGTTCAGCGGATCGAGCGCCGCTTTGATCCGGCGCTGAAGCGCCAGCTGCGCGGCCGGCAGCAGGCGCCCGACCTCGGTAAGGCGGTAGCTGCCAACACCGTGTTCGGCCGTCACCGAACCACCGCAGGCAATCACCAGATCATGCACAGCGCGGTTCAGGGTGCCTGCGGCCCGAGGCCGGTCGGTGAGAATGTTGAAATGCAGATTGCCATCTCCGATATGGCCGAAGACATGCGGTTGCAGCCGGGCGCCGGTCTGCGCGGCGACATCCGCCAGCACGTCCCGGCTTTTCAGCAGGAAATCGGGGATCCTGGCGACAGGCACTGAAACATCGTGCTTTACCGAGGTCCCGCTGGCGGCTTCGGCCTCGGTCAGGCTTTCGCGCAGACGCGATTGTTCAGGCCGGGTTCCGGCACACCCGTATACATCCAGTTGACGCCCGGGGCCCGAAACAGCTTGCCATAGCCCAGGGGGATATGGATCCATGGATTGCGGTCTTCTCCTCCGGCCTCGACCAGGGCAACCCGGATCGAGGGATCCTCGGTCAGCCGGGCGGCAACGACGGCACCAGCAGACCCTGCCCCGACTACGATGTAGTCGGGGATTTCTCCTCCCAGAGACATAGTGTCCTCCTCAGAACAGCCCGTAGAGCCGTCTGTAAACATCAACGGCCGGGCTGATATGGCCCACCGTCACTTCGATCAGGCGCGCGACATCGCCATCTGCGATGGCGCTGATGATGGCGCGATGGTCTTCGCGCGACTTCTGCGAGAGGCTTTTATCCGTCAAAGCCCGCGAGATGATCGCCGAAGCATTCAGCCAGTAACTGTGCTGCAGCTTTGCCAGCTCGGCATTGCGGCAGTAATCGAACAGCATTGTATGGAAAGCGTCATTTGCCTCGGCGGCAGCCTCCAGCCGGTCTTCTTCCAGGGCCTTTTCGTAATCGGCATTGACCGCTGTAAGCCTGGTCACCAGCTCCTCCCGACGATCAAGGTCAAGAAAGCGCGCGCCCTCACGTTGCAGCATGACACGCACCTCATAAAGGTCGGTCAGCTCCTGCGCAGTCATCGCCTTGACCTCGACACCCCGATTGGCCTTGCGCTCGATCAGGCCCACGCGGTCCAGCAGCTCGAAGGCCTGGCGGACATTGTGGTTTGTGGTCCCGAAACGTTCACAAAGATCGCTTTCGACCAGCCTCTGCCGCGGCATCAGCCTGCCAAAGGCAATGTCGTGGCGCAGAGCCTGGTAGATGACTTCGGCCATGCGGACCTTGCCGGCTTCCGGTGCTGTCGCGGATGCGCTGAGCACCCTTTGATTGCGTGGCATTGACCCCCTCCTTCCGAGCCAGAGCGATAGCGGCCCCCGTGCGGGCTGTCAATTCACTCGACCAAACAATCATCATAATCATCGAAATTATTATGGACTAGATTGTCGATAATCTGTAGTTCGACACCGGCACCAGCCAGAGAAGAGTCCGGCTGGCGATTTCATCTTCAGGGAGGAACCAATGGATTTCATTGCACGAAAGAAGCTTGCTGAGGCCGCGCTGTCCGCCGCGAATCTCTCGCGCAGGCAGATGCTGGGCGGGACTGCGGCAGCCCTTGCGGCAACGACGCTCTTTGCGCCTTCCGTCATTCGCGCCCAGGGCGCGCCGGTGCGGGTCGGGATCGGTCTCAATTATGGCCCGTTCAACCAGCCCTGGCGGCGTGGCTGCTGGAAGATCGCGCAGACCGTGACCGAAGGGGGCGGTGAGGTGGTTGCGGTGCGCGGCGAGCCTTCCAAGCAATCCGAACAGGACGCAGCGCTTGCCCTGCTTGACCGTGACATCAATGTGCTTGTTCTGGGGATCTATTCGCTGGAGTCCGAGACGGCTTTCATCGTTGACGAGGCGCATAAGCGCGGCATCAAGACCGTCGGCTTCTGTGTGAACGTCAAGGATTCGCCTGCGGTTCTGGAAGATACCTGGGGCGCCGCGATCACCATGGGGCATTTCATCCAGAACGCGCTTGGCCGCCAGGGCCGGATCGCCCAGACCGCCGAATCGCGTGGCTTCTACACGCCGTTCGACATGCAGTCGGACATGCTTTCGCTGATGACCACCTTCGAGCCGCGCATGGAAATGCTGCCCTTCATTTCGGGTTCCGTCTCAAGCGAGGACCAGATCTCGAAAGGCCGCGAGAATATGCTCGCGCTTCTCCAGGCCAATCCCGAGCCGGGCTCGATTGCCGCCTTCATGTCCTGGTGGTGGCCGCTGACCATCGGTGCCATGCAGGCCGTGCAGCAGATGGGCCGCAGTGAAGTGAAGCTGTTCAACAACTTCACCTCGGATCAGCTGCTGGGCGAGATGGCCACGGGCAATTCGCAGATCGAATTCTCGACCGACGTCCCCTATCACATCATCGGCGAAGAGGTCGGCAGGATTGCCCTCGCGCTTGGCCGTGGTGAACAGGTGCCGAATATCAGCCATCGCGCGCCGGTGCAGACGATTTTGCCGGAAGAAGCCGCGAAAGTGCATGATGAAATCCGCGCCATGGATGACGCGGCGATCGCCTTTCTGAAGCCTTTCGGCGGCTGATCCGCCGTTTTGCTTCGGGTGCCCTGACCGGGGCACCCAACCTCCGCTCCAACCTCGCGCGCCGGTCCGACCGCAATGCGGTCAGGGCCGTGC contains:
- the galE gene encoding UDP-glucose 4-epimerase GalE, coding for MMDRVLVTGGAGYIGSHACKALARAGFLPVAFDNLSTGWAEAVKYGPLARGDLLDRASIDAALAEHRPIAVMHFAALSLVGESMKDPGKYWRVNVEGALNLIEATVAAGIGNFVFSSTCATYGDQDGVVLTETTPQYPINAYGGSKKAIENILGDFAAAYPLNHVIFRYFNVAGADPEGQLGEQHQPETHLIPLMLEAVAGKRPALTVFGSDYATRDGTCVRDYVHVSDLVDAHVLGLKWLLDGKGTRAFNLGTGRGFSVREVIDAARTVTNREVPIIQGERRPGDAVALVSGSARAVEELGWEPKRSTLRQMIGDAWTWAQQPEYRE
- a CDS encoding GMC family oxidoreductase N-terminal domain-containing protein — its product is MTEQFDYIILGGGTAGCVLANRLSENGRHRVLLVEGGGEPKSMWIDIPAGFSKLLVDPVYNWRFTSEPEPATYDRQISIPRGKGLGGSTLINGMIWVRGQARDFDQWAQKGATGWSFADVLPWFRKIEDFAGEEGETRHKGGPVPVTEVGLRPELAEAFIHAAQEAGYPRNPDYNDGSQEGFGYYQVNQKKGRRISAEKAYLAPARKRPNLRVETNAHILRLEIEGRRVTGATWRKNGRDITMSAGREVVLCAGAVQTPQILELSGIGNPDLLARCGIETRHALRGVGENYQDHYCTRMNWRVTKPVTLNEQTRGLSLPRAVLQYFSTRKGILTLGTGMAAGFVKTRPDLEDADIQYFFMHASYADAAKRILDHQPGMTIGVTQLRPESVGSIHIRTADPYAQPAIAPNFLSSPADLIVMRRGMQIARDIVGQKALAPYVAHEMSPGPDCASEADWDEFTRRNGQTIYHNAGTAKMGTDPMAVVDPSLKLHGLAGLRITDASVMPTVVAGNTQAAVFMIAEKAADLILGSAG
- a CDS encoding FAD-linked oxidase C-terminal domain-containing protein, with protein sequence MDPYPPGLWQAVSGPGRQLDVYGCAGTRPEQSRLRESLTEAEAASGTSVKHDVSVPVARIPDFLLKSRDVLADVAAQTGARLQPHVFGHIGDGNLHFNILTDRPRAAGTLNRAVHDLVIACGGSVTAEHGVGSYRLTEVGRLLPAAQLALQRRIKAALDPLNLLNPGKLIPGA
- a CDS encoding lycopene cyclase family protein, yielding MSLGGEIPDYIVVGAGSAGAVVAARLTEDPSIRVALVEAGGEDRNPWIHIPLGYGKLFRAPGVNWMYTGVPEPGLNNRVCAKA
- a CDS encoding GntR family transcriptional regulator, encoding MPRNQRVLSASATAPEAGKVRMAEVIYQALRHDIAFGRLMPRQRLVESDLCERFGTTNHNVRQAFELLDRVGLIERKANRGVEVKAMTAQELTDLYEVRVMLQREGARFLDLDRREELVTRLTAVNADYEKALEEDRLEAAAEANDAFHTMLFDYCRNAELAKLQHSYWLNASAIISRALTDKSLSQKSREDHRAIISAIADGDVARLIEVTVGHISPAVDVYRRLYGLF
- a CDS encoding substrate-binding domain-containing protein, coding for MDFIARKKLAEAALSAANLSRRQMLGGTAAALAATTLFAPSVIRAQGAPVRVGIGLNYGPFNQPWRRGCWKIAQTVTEGGGEVVAVRGEPSKQSEQDAALALLDRDINVLVLGIYSLESETAFIVDEAHKRGIKTVGFCVNVKDSPAVLEDTWGAAITMGHFIQNALGRQGRIAQTAESRGFYTPFDMQSDMLSLMTTFEPRMEMLPFISGSVSSEDQISKGRENMLALLQANPEPGSIAAFMSWWWPLTIGAMQAVQQMGRSEVKLFNNFTSDQLLGEMATGNSQIEFSTDVPYHIIGEEVGRIALALGRGEQVPNISHRAPVQTILPEEAAKVHDEIRAMDDAAIAFLKPFGG